The following are from one region of the Mesorhizobium sp. B2-8-5 genome:
- a CDS encoding winged helix-turn-helix transcriptional regulator, producing MRSYGQFCPISKAAEIFCERWTPLILRDLGKGVSRFSELQRGVARASPTLLSKRLKQLEAEGLVERRLPESGRGWTYHLTAPGQDLMPLVHALGVWGQRWSRRELMDHELDAGLLLWAIERGAHPDAFGAQRSVVKLTFRERPARWRHYWFVGENGATQLCITDPAFDVDLYLTTTLRDMIYVWRGDLPLHAALSQSRIEAIGSARARSALPRWLARSKFADVKSERVERRVAKSPKAA from the coding sequence TTGAGAAGTTACGGGCAGTTCTGTCCCATTTCCAAAGCCGCCGAGATATTCTGCGAGCGCTGGACGCCATTGATCCTGCGCGACCTCGGTAAGGGCGTTTCGCGCTTCTCTGAACTTCAACGCGGTGTTGCGCGGGCGTCTCCGACCCTCCTTTCCAAGCGCCTCAAACAACTGGAGGCGGAGGGACTTGTTGAGCGGCGCCTACCGGAATCAGGGCGCGGTTGGACTTACCACCTCACGGCGCCAGGCCAAGATCTGATGCCGCTGGTGCACGCGCTCGGCGTCTGGGGTCAACGGTGGTCTCGCCGAGAGCTAATGGATCATGAACTCGATGCTGGTCTGCTTCTCTGGGCAATTGAAAGGGGGGCGCATCCGGATGCCTTCGGAGCACAGCGTTCGGTCGTGAAGCTTACGTTCCGCGAGCGACCGGCTCGCTGGCGGCACTACTGGTTTGTCGGCGAGAATGGCGCCACGCAGCTCTGCATCACTGATCCTGCGTTTGATGTCGATCTCTACCTAACCACGACCTTGCGCGACATGATCTACGTCTGGCGCGGTGATCTTCCACTTCACGCCGCGCTCAGCCAAAGCAGGATCGAAGCGATCGGTAGCGCCCGAGCAAGATCGGCCCTGCCACGTTGGCTTGCCAGGTCCAAGTTTGCCGACGTGAAGTCCGAGCGAGTAGAGAGGCGTGTCGCGAAGAGTCCCAAGGCGGCCTAA
- the thyA gene encoding thymidylate synthase — MAGQGVLHFVDAMISGKASNMAMPPCHCLFRFYVSEGRLSCQLYQRSADIFLGVPFNIASYALLTMMVAQVTGAEARRFRPHARRCASLFEHFEQAREQMRRTPQGLADDMD; from the coding sequence TTGGCGGGCCAAGGCGTTTTGCACTTTGTCGATGCGATGATCTCGGGCAAAGCCTCCAATATGGCGATGCCGCCCTGCCATTGCCTATTTCGGTTCTATGTCTCGGAGGGCCGGCTCTCCTGCCAGCTTTACCAACGCTCGGCCGATATCTTTCTCGGCGTGCCGTTCAACATCGCTTCCTATGCCTTGCTCACCATGATGGTGGCGCAGGTGACCGGGGCTGAAGCCCGGCGATTTCGTCCACACGCTCGGCGATGCGCATCTTTATTCGAGCATTTCGAGCAGGCGCGCGAGCAGATGCGGCGCACGCCCCAAGGCCTTGCCGACGATATGGATTAA
- the phaR gene encoding polyhydroxyalkanoate synthesis repressor PhaR, with product MAAKDDPIVIKKYANRRLYNTGTSTYVTLEDLAEMVKKGEEFTVQDAKTGDDITHPVLTQIIFELENKEGQNMLPIPFLRQLISFYGDQMQMIVPSFLEQSMIAFSKEQERFREQLKGAFGKTPIDMMKTPMKALEEQTRRNVEMFQNAMRMFTPFPPAGGNSAAPAEPPKKEEKGDDLQELKAQIAAMQRKLDTMS from the coding sequence ATGGCCGCAAAAGACGACCCGATCGTCATCAAGAAGTATGCCAATCGCCGGCTCTACAATACCGGCACAAGCACCTATGTGACGCTCGAGGACTTGGCCGAGATGGTCAAGAAGGGCGAGGAGTTCACGGTCCAGGATGCAAAGACCGGCGATGACATCACCCACCCGGTGCTGACGCAGATCATCTTCGAGCTGGAGAACAAGGAAGGGCAGAACATGCTGCCGATCCCGTTCCTGCGCCAGCTCATCTCCTTTTACGGCGATCAGATGCAGATGATCGTGCCGAGCTTCCTCGAACAGTCGATGATCGCCTTCTCCAAGGAGCAGGAGCGGTTTCGCGAGCAGCTCAAGGGTGCCTTCGGCAAGACGCCGATCGACATGATGAAGACGCCGATGAAGGCGCTCGAGGAACAGACGCGACGCAATGTCGAGATGTTCCAGAACGCCATGCGCATGTTCACGCCGTTCCCGCCCGCCGGCGGCAATTCGGCAGCACCGGCCGAGCCGCCGAAGAAGGAAGAAAAGGGCGACGATCTGCAGGAATTGAAGGCGCAGATTGCGGCCATGCAGCGCAAGCTGGACACGATGTCCTGA
- the phbB gene encoding acetoacetyl-CoA reductase, which yields MSKVAIVTGGSRGIGAAISVALKNAGYSVAANYAGNDEAAQKFKAETGIPVYKWSVADYEACAAGIKQIEADLGPVGVLVNNAGITRDAMFHKMTPAQWKEVIDTNLSGVFNMTHPLWSGMRDRKFGRVITISSINGQKGQAGQVNYSAAKAGDIGFSKALAQEGARAGITVNVICPGYIATEMVKAIDEKVLTERIIPQIPVGRLGEPEEIARCVVFLASDEAGFITGSTITANGGQYFA from the coding sequence ATGAGCAAGGTAGCAATCGTCACGGGCGGATCGCGCGGCATCGGCGCGGCGATATCGGTCGCCTTGAAGAACGCCGGCTATTCCGTCGCGGCGAACTATGCCGGCAATGACGAGGCGGCGCAGAAATTCAAGGCCGAGACCGGCATCCCGGTCTACAAATGGTCCGTCGCCGACTACGAGGCCTGCGCCGCCGGCATCAAGCAGATCGAAGCCGATCTCGGACCGGTCGGGGTGCTGGTCAACAATGCCGGCATCACCCGCGACGCCATGTTCCACAAGATGACGCCCGCGCAGTGGAAGGAAGTCATCGACACCAACCTCTCCGGCGTCTTCAACATGACGCATCCTCTGTGGAGCGGCATGCGCGACCGCAAGTTCGGTCGCGTCATCACCATTTCCTCCATCAACGGCCAGAAGGGCCAGGCCGGCCAGGTCAACTACTCGGCCGCCAAGGCCGGCGATATCGGCTTCAGTAAGGCTCTTGCCCAAGAAGGCGCGCGCGCGGGCATCACCGTCAACGTCATCTGCCCCGGCTATATCGCGACCGAAATGGTCAAGGCGATCGACGAAAAGGTGCTCACCGAGCGCATCATCCCGCAGATCCCGGTTGGCCGCCTCGGCGAGCCGGAAGAGATCGCGCGCTGCGTCGTCTTCCTGGCGTCCGACGAGGCCGGCTTCATCACCGGCTCGACCATCACCGCCAATGGCGGCCAGTACTTCGCCTGA
- a CDS encoding acetyl-CoA C-acetyltransferase codes for MSASNSIVVASAARTAVGSFNGSFAATPAHELGAVVIRELLARANVEAAEVDEVILGQVLTAAQGQNPARQASINAGLPKETTAWGLNQVCGSGLRAIALGMQQIATGDAKVIVAGGQESMSMSPHAEHLRAGVKMGDYKMIDTMIKDGLWDAFNGYHMGNTAENVARQFQITRETQDEFALASQNKAEAAQKAGRFKDEIVAFTIKGKKGDTTVDQDEYIRHGATLDAMTKLKPAFDKDGTVTAANASGINDGAAGALLMTEAEAARRGITPLVRIASWATAGVDPAIMGTGPIPASKRALEKAGWSVKDLDLVEANEAFAAQACAVNKGMGWDPSIVNVNGGAIAIGHPIGASGARVFNTLVHEMRRRGARKGLATLCIGGGMGVAMCVEAL; via the coding sequence ATGTCCGCTTCCAATTCCATCGTCGTCGCCAGCGCCGCCCGCACCGCGGTCGGCTCCTTCAACGGCAGTTTCGCCGCAACGCCCGCGCATGAGCTCGGCGCCGTCGTCATCAGGGAACTGCTGGCGCGGGCGAATGTCGAGGCGGCGGAAGTCGACGAAGTCATCCTCGGCCAGGTGCTGACCGCCGCGCAAGGGCAGAACCCGGCTCGCCAGGCCTCGATCAATGCCGGCCTGCCGAAGGAGACCACCGCCTGGGGCCTCAACCAGGTTTGCGGCTCGGGCTTGCGCGCCATCGCGCTCGGCATGCAGCAGATCGCCACCGGCGACGCCAAGGTGATCGTCGCCGGCGGCCAGGAATCGATGTCGATGTCGCCGCACGCCGAGCACCTACGCGCCGGCGTCAAGATGGGCGACTACAAGATGATCGACACCATGATCAAGGACGGCCTTTGGGATGCCTTCAACGGCTATCATATGGGCAACACCGCCGAGAACGTTGCCCGCCAGTTCCAGATCACCCGCGAAACCCAGGACGAGTTCGCCTTGGCCTCGCAGAACAAGGCCGAGGCCGCGCAGAAGGCCGGCAGGTTCAAGGACGAGATCGTCGCCTTCACCATCAAGGGCAAGAAGGGCGACACAACAGTCGACCAGGACGAGTACATCCGCCACGGCGCGACGCTCGACGCCATGACCAAGCTGAAGCCCGCTTTCGACAAGGACGGCACGGTCACCGCCGCCAACGCCTCCGGCATCAATGACGGCGCCGCCGGCGCGCTGCTGATGACGGAGGCCGAGGCCGCCCGGCGCGGCATCACTCCGCTGGTGCGCATCGCCTCCTGGGCGACCGCCGGCGTCGATCCGGCGATCATGGGCACGGGGCCGATCCCTGCCTCGAAGCGGGCGCTGGAAAAGGCCGGCTGGTCGGTCAAGGACCTCGATCTCGTCGAGGCCAACGAGGCGTTCGCCGCGCAGGCCTGCGCCGTCAACAAGGGCATGGGCTGGGATCCCTCGATCGTCAACGTCAATGGCGGTGCCATCGCCATCGGCCATCCGATCGGCGCTTCGGGCGCCCGCGTCTTCAACACGCTGGTCCACGAGATGCGCCGCCGCGGCGCCAGGAAGGGCCTCGCCACGCTGTGCATCGGCGGCGGCATGGGCGTGGCCATGTGCGTGGAAGCGCTGTGA
- a CDS encoding flavin-containing monooxygenase, with protein sequence MSEMGVLDAVVVGAGWAGLGVSYMLAQSDMRHCVLERGRIGETWRTQRWDSFHFNLPNMYSVMPGDRYDGPDPEGFMTHIEFATLLEDYARRYQLPVRNGISVTKLKSSDGLFHIVTPEQTWRAKNVVVASGSLNRPRRPVSASALTDGPVQLDASDYRNADDLPAGAILVIGSAQSGSQIAEDLILAGRETYLATGHIGRLPRCYRGHDIVVWMVKTGLVDAPRKDFVDPSGRVAGRPLIGALHTISLQSLSAQGVMLLGRFLGVENGQPVFADDLVGNIRFGDEISAQFKKRIDEFIERSGLDAPAPVKEEAEAVAPRLPQRPILSLDLVERNISAIVWCTGFQGDFSWIDVPGVLDKQGQPVHEDGVAPIPGIYFAGLDFASTRRSGTVMAIEDEARRFVGQILART encoded by the coding sequence ATGAGCGAAATGGGCGTTCTGGATGCCGTGGTTGTGGGCGCTGGATGGGCCGGCCTCGGCGTCAGTTATATGCTTGCCCAATCCGATATGCGGCATTGCGTCCTTGAACGCGGGCGAATCGGCGAAACCTGGCGGACCCAGCGTTGGGACTCGTTCCACTTCAATCTTCCCAACATGTACAGCGTGATGCCGGGCGATCGTTACGATGGCCCGGACCCAGAAGGGTTTATGACGCATATAGAGTTTGCGACTCTCCTTGAAGACTATGCGCGGCGCTACCAACTCCCGGTTCGTAACGGCATCTCGGTCACAAAACTGAAATCAAGTGACGGGCTCTTTCACATTGTGACGCCTGAGCAGACGTGGCGGGCGAAAAACGTGGTTGTCGCCAGCGGCAGCTTGAACCGTCCGCGTCGACCAGTTTCCGCCTCAGCGTTGACGGATGGCCCAGTACAGCTCGATGCCTCTGACTACCGTAATGCCGACGACCTTCCCGCCGGAGCTATCCTCGTCATCGGCAGTGCGCAGTCTGGCAGTCAAATCGCCGAAGATTTGATTCTGGCAGGCAGGGAGACCTATCTTGCGACGGGCCATATTGGCCGCCTGCCGCGATGCTATCGCGGGCACGACATTGTCGTATGGATGGTGAAGACCGGATTGGTCGATGCGCCGCGCAAGGATTTCGTCGATCCCTCCGGTCGCGTTGCCGGCAGGCCCCTGATTGGCGCTTTGCACACGATAAGTCTGCAATCTCTCAGCGCCCAAGGCGTCATGCTGCTCGGACGATTTCTCGGCGTGGAGAACGGCCAGCCTGTCTTCGCCGACGACCTTGTTGGGAATATTCGGTTCGGCGACGAGATTTCCGCGCAATTCAAAAAACGTATCGATGAGTTTATCGAACGCAGCGGTCTCGATGCCCCCGCACCCGTTAAGGAGGAGGCGGAGGCAGTCGCTCCGCGCCTACCCCAGCGCCCCATTCTGTCGCTCGATCTCGTAGAGCGGAACATTTCAGCGATTGTCTGGTGCACCGGCTTCCAGGGCGATTTCAGTTGGATCGATGTACCCGGTGTTCTCGACAAGCAAGGCCAGCCGGTTCACGAAGACGGCGTTGCCCCGATTCCCGGAATCTATTTTGCCGGGCTCGATTTTGCGTCCACGCGCCGGTCGGGCACCGTTATGGCCATTGAAGACGAGGCGCGTCGATTTGTCGGCCAAATATTAGCTCGGACGTGA